The Streptomyces sp. NBC_01775 genome includes a region encoding these proteins:
- a CDS encoding NADH-quinone oxidoreductase subunit C: protein MTAPAEHPGWLPRAADDLFGEGATAEHAYELLTVDVPAEVWIAALTTARDELGCTFFDWLSAVDEPGTGFRVCAHLVALPTADGTGVRRLVVRTTVPHEAPALPTATGVYAGAAWHERETHEMFGVDFPGHPHLVPLLLPDTFEGHPLRKDFVLAARVAKAWPGAKEPGESGHGGPKRRQMLPPGVPDPNEWGPLKGQLPPAPARERTRRTATRDTPRRARSASAGSTSQQKPAEPAEPTEPPAPTAPTGSEEKPAASASEPRAPESPTPEPSSPEPPAPEQSATSRDKASGAQAPRSTDAPWHHAAEAPAPEAPPAPAPEGTPAQEASPAPEVDGDSKASPAPEADGDSEISPPAEAAGDAETPAEAAGDAGKRDEDRRDED, encoded by the coding sequence GTGACCGCCCCGGCGGAGCATCCCGGCTGGCTGCCGCGCGCCGCCGACGACCTGTTCGGCGAGGGCGCGACGGCCGAGCACGCCTATGAGCTGCTCACCGTCGACGTACCCGCCGAGGTGTGGATCGCGGCGCTGACGACCGCGCGCGACGAGCTGGGCTGCACCTTCTTCGACTGGCTCAGCGCCGTCGACGAGCCGGGCACCGGATTCCGCGTCTGCGCCCACCTGGTGGCGCTGCCCACGGCGGACGGCACCGGGGTGCGCCGGCTGGTCGTCCGTACGACGGTGCCGCACGAGGCCCCCGCGCTGCCGACCGCGACCGGCGTGTACGCGGGCGCCGCCTGGCACGAGCGCGAGACCCACGAGATGTTCGGCGTCGACTTCCCCGGCCACCCGCACCTCGTCCCCCTGCTGCTGCCCGACACCTTCGAAGGTCACCCGCTGCGCAAGGACTTCGTCCTCGCGGCGCGCGTCGCCAAGGCGTGGCCCGGCGCCAAGGAGCCGGGGGAGTCGGGGCACGGCGGCCCCAAGCGCCGCCAGATGCTGCCCCCGGGCGTCCCCGACCCCAACGAGTGGGGCCCTCTCAAGGGCCAGCTTCCCCCGGCCCCCGCCCGGGAGCGCACCCGCCGCACCGCGACCAGGGACACCCCGCGCCGCGCCCGTTCGGCGAGCGCGGGCTCGACCTCCCAGCAGAAGCCCGCGGAGCCCGCTGAGCCCACGGAACCTCCGGCGCCCACGGCGCCCACGGGGAGCGAGGAGAAGCCCGCCGCGTCGGCCTCCGAGCCCCGCGCCCCCGAGTCGCCGACCCCCGAGCCGTCGAGTCCCGAGCCGCCGGCCCCCGAGCAGTCGGCCACCTCGCGGGACAAGGCATCCGGTGCACAGGCCCCGCGCTCCACCGACGCCCCCTGGCACCACGCCGCTGAGGCTCCGGCTCCGGAGGCGCCCCCGGCCCCTGCCCCGGAGGGGACCCCGGCCCAGGAGGCCTCCCCGGCCCCCGAGGTCGACGGCGACAGCAAGGCCTCCCCGGCCCCCGAGGCCGACGGCGACAGCGAGATCTCCCCGCCCGCCGAGGCAGCGGGAGACGCGGAGACACCCGCCGAGGCAGCGGGAGACGCAGGGAAAAGGGACGAGGACCGGAGGGACGAGGACTGA
- a CDS encoding NADH-quinone oxidoreductase subunit B: MDVTITEGPQPDGPRLGPLARLAPEPMKVVLNWGRRYSLWVFNFGLACCAIEFIAASMARHDFIRLGVIPFAPGPRQADLMVVSGTVTDKMAPAVKRLYEQMPEPKYVISFGACSNCGGPYWDSYAVTKGVDQIIPVDVYVPGCPPRPEALLQGVLKLQEKIAAESTSDRYAGRTPAAALTSGLVNPPQAGHPPQAARPDGEGERT, encoded by the coding sequence ATGGACGTAACTATCACCGAAGGACCGCAGCCGGACGGACCCAGGCTCGGCCCGCTCGCCCGGCTGGCACCCGAGCCGATGAAGGTGGTGCTCAACTGGGGCCGCCGCTACAGCCTGTGGGTCTTCAACTTCGGGCTGGCCTGCTGCGCCATCGAGTTCATCGCCGCGTCCATGGCCCGGCACGACTTCATCCGGCTGGGTGTCATCCCCTTCGCGCCCGGGCCCCGGCAGGCCGACCTGATGGTGGTGTCGGGCACGGTCACCGACAAGATGGCGCCCGCCGTCAAGCGCCTGTACGAGCAGATGCCCGAACCGAAGTACGTCATCTCATTCGGTGCCTGCTCCAACTGCGGCGGCCCCTACTGGGACTCGTACGCCGTCACCAAGGGCGTCGACCAGATCATCCCCGTCGACGTCTACGTGCCCGGCTGCCCGCCCCGCCCCGAGGCCCTGCTCCAGGGCGTGCTGAAGCTCCAGGAGAAGATCGCCGCGGAGTCGACGTCCGACCGTTACGCGGGCCGCACCCCGGCCGCGGCCCTCACCAGCGGCCTGGTGAACCCGCCGCAGGCCGGGCACCCGCCGCAGGCCGCGCGCCCGGACGGCGAGGGGGAGCGGACGTGA
- a CDS encoding NADH-quinone oxidoreductase subunit A: MPDYFHGYSVVGLVAVVGVLFVCVAFSAGRLLRPVVPTREKMLTYECGVDPVGEGWAHTQIRYYVYAFLYVIFAVDSVFLFPWATIFDAPGFGGVTLVEMFLFLGFLAVGLLYAYKKGVLEWT; encoded by the coding sequence GTGCCGGACTATTTCCACGGCTATTCGGTCGTCGGGCTGGTCGCCGTTGTCGGGGTGCTCTTCGTCTGCGTGGCCTTCTCCGCCGGCCGGCTGCTGCGGCCGGTCGTTCCCACGCGCGAGAAGATGCTGACCTACGAGTGCGGAGTCGATCCCGTCGGCGAGGGCTGGGCGCACACGCAGATCCGCTACTACGTCTACGCCTTCCTGTACGTCATCTTCGCCGTCGACTCCGTCTTCCTCTTCCCCTGGGCGACAATCTTCGACGCGCCCGGATTCGGCGGGGTCACGCTGGTGGAGATGTTCCTTTTCCTCGGCTTCCTGGCCGTCGGCCTGCTGTACGCGTACAAGAAGGGCGTCCTGGAATGGACGTAA
- a CDS encoding sensor histidine kinase has translation MNASPPSPSSAPGAHGAAAEGAHGAAAGVPPGAEGAAESLPPPKGALSPQTWREIAHLLLSVFTDTLAFFYIAAGVWVGGLLAVTVVGLPALACLLLGCRQIGKFERARARVLLRLRIDEPSPLHPGRPGFLGWIRAQLSDPVAWRQALYSFIRLPWGWFTAIVTACSLVAWPALPWVARGLTNVDRLLIRVLLSPSDVLERRVAELESDRGVVVDTAAADLRRIERDLHDGAQARLVSLAMGLGLAKEKLHEDPHTAAQMVDHAHDEAKIALQELRDLARGIHPAILTDRGLGPALSTLTARCTTPVTLNTDLTQRPAPAIEGIAYYTASELLQNLTKHSQAPHATLDIWRTPHHLLLQIHDQGKGGATPHPGSGLTGLADRLNAVDGLLIINSPPGGPTTITAQLPWR, from the coding sequence ATGAACGCGAGCCCTCCGTCGCCCTCTTCTGCCCCGGGGGCGCACGGTGCGGCAGCCGAGGGGGCTCACGGTGCGGCGGCCGGAGTGCCACCAGGGGCGGAGGGCGCCGCGGAATCGCTGCCTCCGCCGAAGGGCGCCCTGTCGCCGCAGACGTGGCGTGAGATCGCCCACCTGCTCCTCAGTGTCTTCACTGACACTCTCGCGTTCTTCTACATCGCGGCCGGAGTCTGGGTCGGCGGGCTGCTCGCGGTGACGGTCGTCGGGCTGCCCGCGCTGGCCTGCCTGCTGCTCGGATGCCGGCAGATCGGGAAGTTCGAGCGGGCCCGCGCGCGGGTGCTGCTGCGGCTGCGCATCGACGAGCCCAGCCCGCTGCACCCGGGCCGCCCCGGGTTCCTGGGCTGGATACGGGCGCAGCTGAGTGATCCGGTGGCCTGGCGGCAGGCGCTGTACTCCTTCATCCGGCTGCCGTGGGGCTGGTTCACCGCCATCGTGACGGCGTGCTCGCTCGTGGCCTGGCCCGCGCTGCCGTGGGTGGCCAGAGGGCTGACCAACGTCGACCGACTGCTCATACGGGTCCTGCTGTCGCCCTCGGACGTGCTGGAGCGGCGCGTCGCCGAGCTGGAGTCGGATCGGGGGGTGGTGGTGGATACCGCGGCAGCCGATCTGCGGCGGATCGAACGCGACCTCCACGACGGAGCACAAGCCCGCCTCGTCTCCCTCGCCATGGGCCTGGGCCTCGCCAAAGAAAAACTCCACGAAGACCCCCACACAGCCGCCCAAATGGTCGACCACGCCCACGACGAAGCAAAAATCGCCCTCCAAGAACTACGCGACCTCGCCCGCGGCATACACCCCGCCATCCTCACCGACCGCGGCCTCGGCCCCGCCCTCTCCACCCTCACCGCCCGCTGCACCACCCCCGTCACCCTCAACACCGACCTCACCCAACGACCCGCACCCGCCATCGAAGGCATCGCCTACTACACCGCCAGCGAACTCCTCCAAAACCTCACCAAACACAGCCAAGCCCCCCACGCCACCCTCGACATCTGGCGCACCCCACACCACCTCCTCCTCCAAATCCACGACCAAGGAAAAGGCGGCGCCACCCCCCACCCCGGAAGCGGCCTCACCGGACTCGCCGACCGACTCAACGCCGTCGACGGACTCCTCATCATCAACTCACCCCCCGGCGGCCCCACCACCATCACCGCCCAACTCCCCTGGAGATAA
- a CDS encoding sensor histidine kinase yields MASAPTIQRRPLALLLLRAPVSRWAAREMLYVLSGFPLAVIAFTWSFGALGLGALLLITFLGIPVLAVGLAGCRALGQLERGRARALLGLKVGEPEPVRALQRSRGPMAWVGALLRSGVSWRHLVYTLIRLPWALVSFIVALALWCWGWALLLYPLWQWLFPRYMDRPALQIGREGFTIASPGYKGAWVPDGPVEVLVVSVGGLLLTLLTPWVVRGLVQVDKLLVSGLLGPSSLAARVWELESDRGVVVDTAAADLRRIERDLHDGAQARLVSLAMGLGLAKEKLHEDPHTAAQMVDHAHDEAKIALQELRDLARGIHPAILTDRGLGPALSTLTARCTTPVTLNTDLTQRPAPAIEGIAYYTASELLQNLTKHSQAPHATLDIWRTPHHLLLQIHDQGKGGATPHPGSGLTGLADRLNAVDGLLIINSPPGGPTTITAQLPWR; encoded by the coding sequence ATGGCTTCAGCACCCACGATCCAGCGTCGCCCCCTGGCGCTCCTCCTGTTGCGCGCTCCGGTCAGCCGGTGGGCCGCACGCGAGATGCTCTACGTCCTCAGCGGTTTCCCGCTCGCCGTGATCGCCTTCACCTGGTCCTTCGGCGCGCTGGGCCTCGGGGCCCTGCTGCTGATCACCTTCCTGGGGATTCCGGTCCTGGCGGTCGGGCTCGCGGGATGCCGGGCGCTGGGGCAGCTGGAGCGGGGGCGGGCCAGAGCGCTGCTGGGGCTCAAGGTGGGTGAGCCGGAGCCCGTGCGCGCGCTCCAGCGCTCCAGAGGGCCGATGGCCTGGGTGGGCGCGCTGCTGCGCAGCGGTGTCTCCTGGCGGCACCTGGTCTACACGCTCATACGTCTGCCCTGGGCGCTGGTCAGCTTCATCGTCGCGCTCGCCCTCTGGTGCTGGGGCTGGGCACTGCTGCTCTACCCCCTGTGGCAGTGGCTCTTCCCCCGTTACATGGACCGGCCGGCGCTCCAGATAGGAAGGGAAGGCTTCACCATCGCCTCCCCCGGCTACAAGGGGGCCTGGGTGCCGGACGGACCCGTCGAGGTGCTGGTGGTGTCCGTGGGGGGCCTGTTGCTCACGCTGCTCACACCCTGGGTCGTCCGGGGCCTCGTCCAGGTGGACAAATTGCTGGTCAGCGGCCTATTGGGGCCCTCTTCGCTGGCGGCAAGGGTGTGGGAGCTGGAGTCGGATCGGGGGGTGGTGGTGGATACCGCGGCAGCCGATCTGCGGCGGATCGAACGCGACCTCCACGACGGAGCACAAGCCCGCCTCGTCTCCCTCGCCATGGGCCTGGGCCTCGCCAAAGAAAAACTCCACGAAGACCCCCACACAGCCGCCCAAATGGTCGACCACGCCCACGACGAAGCAAAAATCGCCCTCCAAGAACTACGCGACCTCGCCCGCGGCATACACCCCGCCATCCTCACCGACCGCGGCCTCGGCCCCGCCCTCTCCACCCTCACCGCCCGCTGCACCACCCCCGTCACCCTCAACACCGACCTCACCCAACGACCCGCACCCGCCATCGAAGGCATCGCCTACTACACCGCCAGCGAACTCCTCCAAAACCTCACCAAACACAGCCAAGCCCCCCACGCCACCCTCGACATCTGGCGCACCCCACACCACCTCCTCCTCCAAATCCACGACCAAGGAAAAGGCGGCGCCACCCCCCACCCCGGAAGCGGCCTCACCGGACTCGCCGACCGACTCAACGCCGTCGACGGACTCCTCATCATCAACTCACCCCCCGGCGGCCCCACCACCATCACCGCCCAACTCCCCTGGAGATAA
- a CDS encoding response regulator transcription factor, whose translation MSPWPGGNVERKVRVVIAEDSVLLREGLTGLLTDRGYDVVAGVGDGDALVKTVGELAAEGQLPDVVVADVRMPPTHTDEGVRAAVRLRATHGELGVLVLSQYVEEQYATELLAGSSRGVGYLLKDRVADVREFVEAVARVADGGTALDPEVVAQLLGRSRKQDVLAGLTPREREVLGLMAEGRTNSAIATQLVVSHGAVEKHVSNIFLKLGLSQSDADHRRVLAVLTYLNS comes from the coding sequence ATGTCGCCATGGCCGGGGGGAAATGTGGAGCGCAAGGTGCGCGTGGTGATCGCCGAGGATTCCGTTCTGCTGCGCGAGGGGCTCACGGGCCTGCTGACGGACCGGGGGTATGACGTGGTGGCGGGCGTGGGGGACGGCGACGCGCTGGTGAAGACCGTGGGCGAGCTGGCAGCCGAGGGACAGCTTCCCGACGTGGTGGTGGCGGACGTACGGATGCCGCCGACCCACACCGACGAGGGGGTGCGCGCCGCGGTGCGGCTGCGGGCGACGCACGGAGAGCTGGGGGTCCTGGTCCTGTCGCAGTATGTGGAGGAGCAGTACGCGACCGAGCTGCTGGCCGGATCCAGCCGGGGGGTCGGCTATCTGCTGAAGGACCGGGTAGCTGATGTACGTGAATTCGTGGAGGCGGTCGCGCGCGTCGCCGACGGCGGCACGGCTCTCGACCCGGAAGTGGTCGCGCAGCTGCTCGGCCGCAGCCGTAAGCAGGATGTGCTCGCGGGGCTCACCCCGAGAGAGCGGGAGGTGCTGGGCCTGATGGCCGAGGGCCGGACGAACTCCGCGATCGCCACACAGCTCGTGGTCAGCCACGGTGCCGTCGAGAAGCATGTGAGCAACATCTTCCTGAAGCTCGGCCTCTCCCAGAGTGACGCGGATCACCGGCGGGTGCTGGCGGTGCTCACCTACCTGAACTCCTAG
- a CDS encoding 2-oxoacid:acceptor oxidoreductase subunit alpha produces the protein MTSQVSSPVGQQSGPEGGQGSGGDAGSKEVRRLDRVIIRFAGDSGDGMQLTGDRFTSETASFGNDLSTLPNFPAEIRAPAGTLPGVSSFQLHFADHDILTPGDAPDVLVAMNPAALKANVADVPRGAEIIVNTDEFTKRAMAKVGYENSPLEDGSLDGYSVHQVPLTTLTVEALKEYDLGRKEAGRSKNMFALGLLSWMYHRPTEQTEAFLRSKFAKKPTVAEANISAFRAGWNFGETTEDFAVSYEVAPATTAFPPGTYRNISGNLALSYGLVAASQQADLPLFLGSYPITPASDVLHELSKHKNFGVRSFQAEDEIAGIGAALGAAFGGSLAVTTTSGPGVALKSETIGLAVSLELPLLIIDIQRGGPSTGLPTKTEQADLLQAMYGRNGEAPVPIVAPATPADCFTAALDAAQIALTYRTPVFLLSDGYLANGSEPWRIPDVGELPDLRVRFASGPNHELDDGTEVFWPYKRDPHTLARPWAVPGTPGLEHRIGGIEKQDGTGNISYDPANHEFMVRTRQGKVDGIEVPDLEVSDPTGGAGLLVLGWGSTYGPITAAVRRIRNAGGEIAQAHLRNLNPFPRNLGEVLRRYEKVVVPEMNLGQLATLVRAKYLVDAQSYTQVNGMPFKAEQLATALKEAIANG, from the coding sequence GTGACCAGTCAGGTCAGTAGCCCAGTCGGGCAGCAGTCCGGCCCCGAAGGGGGTCAGGGCAGCGGAGGGGACGCCGGCAGTAAAGAGGTCCGGCGCCTCGACCGGGTCATCATCCGGTTCGCCGGAGACTCCGGCGACGGTATGCAGCTCACCGGGGACCGCTTCACATCCGAGACGGCGTCGTTCGGGAACGACCTGTCGACGCTGCCGAACTTCCCGGCCGAGATCCGCGCCCCCGCCGGGACCCTGCCGGGCGTCTCCAGCTTCCAGCTGCACTTCGCCGACCACGACATCCTCACCCCGGGTGACGCTCCGGACGTGCTGGTCGCCATGAACCCCGCCGCGCTGAAGGCGAACGTCGCGGATGTGCCGCGCGGCGCCGAGATCATCGTGAACACGGACGAGTTCACCAAGCGGGCGATGGCGAAGGTGGGCTACGAGAACAGCCCGCTGGAGGACGGTTCGCTGGACGGCTACAGCGTGCACCAGGTGCCGCTGACGACGCTGACCGTCGAGGCGCTCAAGGAGTACGACCTGGGCCGCAAGGAGGCCGGGCGCTCCAAGAACATGTTCGCGCTGGGTCTGCTGTCGTGGATGTACCACCGGCCCACCGAGCAGACCGAGGCCTTCCTGCGGTCGAAATTCGCCAAGAAGCCGACGGTCGCCGAGGCGAACATCTCGGCGTTCCGAGCAGGCTGGAACTTCGGCGAGACGACCGAGGACTTCGCGGTCTCCTACGAGGTCGCGCCCGCCACCACCGCCTTCCCGCCCGGGACGTACCGCAACATTTCGGGCAACCTCGCGCTGTCTTACGGACTGGTCGCCGCGTCTCAGCAGGCGGACCTGCCACTGTTCCTCGGCTCGTACCCCATCACCCCGGCCTCCGACGTGCTGCACGAGCTGAGCAAGCACAAGAACTTCGGGGTGCGCTCCTTTCAGGCCGAGGACGAGATCGCCGGCATCGGCGCCGCGCTCGGCGCGGCCTTCGGCGGCTCGCTGGCGGTCACCACGACCTCGGGCCCGGGTGTGGCGCTCAAGTCGGAGACCATCGGCCTGGCCGTCTCCCTGGAGCTGCCGCTGCTGATCATCGACATCCAGCGCGGCGGTCCCTCCACCGGATTGCCCACCAAGACCGAGCAGGCGGACCTGCTCCAGGCGATGTACGGGCGCAACGGCGAGGCACCGGTGCCGATCGTGGCGCCGGCCACCCCCGCCGACTGCTTCACCGCCGCGCTGGACGCGGCACAGATCGCGCTGACCTACCGCACCCCGGTCTTCCTGCTGTCGGACGGCTACCTCGCCAACGGCTCCGAGCCCTGGCGGATCCCCGACGTGGGCGAGCTGCCCGACCTGCGGGTGCGCTTCGCCTCGGGGCCGAACCACGAGCTGGACGACGGTACCGAGGTCTTCTGGCCGTACAAGCGCGATCCGCACACCCTCGCCCGCCCCTGGGCGGTGCCCGGTACACCCGGTCTCGAACACCGCATCGGCGGCATCGAGAAGCAGGACGGCACCGGCAACATCTCCTACGATCCGGCCAACCACGAGTTCATGGTCCGCACCCGCCAGGGCAAGGTGGACGGCATCGAGGTGCCGGACCTGGAGGTCAGCGACCCCACCGGCGGGGCCGGGCTGCTGGTGCTGGGCTGGGGCTCCACCTACGGCCCCATCACCGCCGCCGTACGCCGTATCCGCAACGCGGGTGGCGAGATCGCGCAGGCGCACCTGCGCAACCTCAACCCGTTCCCCCGGAATCTCGGTGAGGTGCTGCGGCGTTACGAAAAGGTGGTTGTGCCCGAGATGAACCTCGGGCAGCTCGCCACTTTGGTCCGCGCCAAGTATCTCGTCGACGCACAGTCGTATACGCAGGTCAACGGCATGCCCTTCAAGGCTGAGCAGCTCGCGACCGCACTCAAGGAGGCCATCGCAAATGGCTGA
- a CDS encoding 2-oxoacid:ferredoxin oxidoreductase subunit beta gives MAETSAGVAEEAPRAGEAQGAAPEALSLVPRAEGKQTMKDFKSDQEVRWCPGCGDYAVLAAVQGFMPELGLAKENIVFVSGIGCSSRFPYYMNTYGMHSIHGRAPSIATGLAASRRDLSVWVVTGDGDALSIGGNHLIHALRRNVNLKILLFNNRIYGLTKGQYSPTSEAGKITKSTPMGSLDSPFNPVSLALGAEASFVARTVDSDRKHLTSVLRAAADHPGTALVEIYQNCNIFNDGAFEALKDKEQAQEAVIRLEHGEPIRFGVPAEDGLGVHGVVRDRAGELSVVDVRDEGTADVLVHDASAASPATAFALSRLADADTLHRTPIGVLRDVRRPVYDTEMADQLERAVEQGGKGDLSALLHGNDTWTVVG, from the coding sequence ATGGCTGAGACGTCCGCAGGTGTCGCGGAGGAGGCCCCCCGTGCCGGGGAGGCCCAGGGCGCAGCACCCGAGGCGCTTTCGCTGGTGCCCCGCGCCGAGGGCAAGCAGACGATGAAGGACTTCAAGTCCGATCAGGAGGTCCGCTGGTGCCCCGGCTGCGGTGACTACGCCGTGCTCGCCGCCGTGCAGGGCTTCATGCCCGAGCTGGGTCTGGCGAAGGAGAACATCGTCTTCGTCTCCGGCATCGGGTGCTCCTCGCGCTTCCCGTACTACATGAACACCTACGGGATGCACTCCATCCACGGCCGCGCCCCGTCCATCGCCACGGGCCTGGCCGCCTCCCGGCGCGACCTGAGCGTGTGGGTCGTCACCGGCGACGGGGACGCGCTGTCGATCGGGGGCAACCACCTGATCCACGCGCTGCGGCGCAATGTGAACTTGAAGATCCTGCTGTTCAACAACCGGATCTACGGCCTGACCAAGGGGCAGTACAGCCCGACGTCGGAGGCCGGAAAGATCACGAAGTCGACGCCGATGGGGTCGCTGGACTCGCCGTTCAACCCCGTCTCGCTGGCACTCGGCGCCGAGGCCAGCTTCGTGGCCCGTACGGTCGACTCGGACCGCAAGCACCTCACCAGCGTGCTGCGCGCCGCCGCCGACCACCCGGGCACGGCGCTCGTGGAGATCTACCAGAACTGCAACATCTTCAACGACGGCGCCTTCGAGGCCCTCAAGGACAAAGAGCAAGCGCAGGAAGCCGTGATCCGGCTGGAGCACGGCGAGCCCATCCGCTTCGGCGTGCCCGCCGAGGACGGGCTCGGCGTCCACGGTGTCGTGCGGGACCGCGCCGGCGAGCTGTCCGTCGTGGATGTGCGGGACGAGGGCACGGCAGATGTGCTGGTGCACGACGCCTCCGCCGCCTCCCCGGCCACCGCGTTCGCGCTCTCCCGCCTCGCGGACGCGGACACGCTGCACCGCACCCCGATCGGTGTGCTGCGCGATGTCCGCAGGCCCGTGTACGACACGGAGATGGCGGACCAGCTCGAACGCGCCGTCGAGCAGGGCGGCAAGGGCGACCTGTCCGCGCTGCTGCACGGCAATGACACCTGGACGGTCGTGGGCTGA
- the rarD gene encoding EamA family transporter RarD yields the protein MWGLLPLYWHALAQTGAGEVLAHRMVWSLPTALVVLALVRRWSWIPALLRQPKKLGLVVLASLVISANWGLFIWAISEDRVLESSLGYFINPLVSIAFGVLLLRERLRVAQWVAVGIGALAVVVMTLAYGRLPWLSLCLALSFATYGLIKKRIKLDGVEGFSAETAVQFLPALGFLSYLGVRGESTFVSDGVGHTLLLVFCGVATALPLIFFGGAAVRLPLSTIGLLQYLAPAFMFLLGLTVFHEEMPPERWAGFGLVWAALCLLTWDALRAAGQGRAALRAAAERARELEAEERETAHELEPQGPPQAQAQAQPSVSTR from the coding sequence ATGTGGGGGCTGCTCCCGCTGTACTGGCACGCGCTCGCCCAGACCGGCGCCGGTGAGGTGCTGGCCCACCGCATGGTGTGGTCGCTGCCGACGGCGCTGGTGGTCCTGGCCCTGGTGCGCCGCTGGTCGTGGATCCCCGCCCTGCTCCGGCAGCCGAAGAAGCTGGGTCTGGTGGTGCTGGCCTCGCTGGTCATCTCCGCCAACTGGGGCCTGTTCATCTGGGCCATCAGCGAGGACCGAGTACTGGAATCGTCCCTCGGCTACTTCATCAACCCGCTGGTCTCCATAGCCTTCGGCGTGCTGCTGCTGCGCGAGAGGCTGCGCGTCGCGCAGTGGGTGGCCGTCGGCATCGGCGCCCTCGCGGTCGTCGTGATGACCCTCGCCTACGGCAGGCTGCCGTGGCTGTCACTGTGCCTGGCGCTCAGCTTCGCGACGTACGGCCTGATCAAGAAGCGCATCAAGCTGGACGGTGTGGAGGGCTTCAGCGCCGAGACCGCCGTGCAGTTCCTGCCCGCGCTCGGCTTCCTCAGCTACCTCGGCGTGCGCGGCGAGTCCACGTTCGTCTCCGACGGTGTCGGCCACACCCTGCTCCTGGTCTTCTGCGGCGTGGCGACGGCGTTGCCGCTGATCTTCTTCGGCGGCGCGGCCGTACGCCTGCCGCTGTCCACGATCGGACTGCTCCAGTACTTGGCCCCGGCCTTCATGTTCCTGCTCGGGCTCACCGTCTTCCACGAGGAGATGCCCCCCGAGCGCTGGGCGGGCTTCGGCCTGGTGTGGGCGGCTTTGTGCCTCCTGACCTGGGACGCGCTCCGCGCCGCCGGCCAGGGCCGCGCGGCGCTGCGCGCGGCGGCCGAACGGGCGCGCGAGCTGGAGGCGGAAGAGCGGGAGACGGCGCACGAGCTGGAGCCCCAGGGGCCGCCCCAGGCCCAGGCTCAGGCTCAGCCCTCCGTTTCCACGCGGTAG
- a CDS encoding NAD(P)/FAD-dependent oxidoreductase — protein MTRDPRSGAAESGAAVSGARACGARAPRALVIGAGVIGAATAHRLAEAGVSVTVLDAAGPAQRTSSATFSIDVTHLKTPYSYFELNRRSSVLHRELEGHEAWRHPAPLVQWGHTDAERRTIRERAERLAGWGHACRTADPAELRTLAPAADPASCRADELVVHDDAAWYDAPALARALLDRAAVLGAEIRYDTPVTGLLREGGEGGASGAGGGRVLGVVARGRTWEADHVVNCAGPDAGRIAAMAGVELPLRQIPGLVGESVPLPEGPLGAILATPGVDLRPAPGGRVCAISWAVDGLLDPSAETAVPAGADLLAHCAEVLPALRTGSLAGLRVGVRPVPEDGLPLVGPHPEAPGLYTVVTHSGVTLAPLLGLLAAREISSGAVAGELEPYRPDRDTSRPVRDESLAVMSGYRVETEG, from the coding sequence ATGACCCGAGACCCCAGGTCCGGAGCTGCCGAGTCCGGAGCCGCCGTGTCCGGAGCCCGCGCGTGCGGAGCGCGCGCGCCCCGCGCCCTCGTCATCGGCGCCGGAGTGATCGGCGCCGCCACCGCGCACCGGCTGGCCGAAGCGGGTGTCAGCGTCACCGTGCTCGACGCCGCGGGCCCCGCCCAGCGCACCTCCAGTGCCACCTTCTCCATCGACGTCACACACCTGAAGACCCCGTACTCCTACTTCGAGCTGAACCGCCGCAGCTCCGTGCTGCACCGCGAACTGGAGGGCCACGAGGCCTGGCGGCACCCGGCACCGCTGGTGCAGTGGGGCCACACCGACGCCGAGCGGCGCACCATCCGCGAGCGCGCCGAGCGCCTCGCCGGCTGGGGCCACGCGTGCCGTACGGCGGACCCCGCCGAACTGCGCACTCTCGCCCCCGCCGCCGACCCGGCCTCCTGCCGTGCGGACGAACTGGTCGTGCACGACGACGCCGCCTGGTACGACGCGCCGGCGCTGGCCCGCGCCCTGCTGGACCGGGCCGCCGTACTCGGCGCCGAGATCCGCTACGACACCCCGGTGACGGGGCTGCTGCGCGAGGGCGGGGAAGGCGGGGCCTCCGGAGCGGGCGGCGGCCGGGTGCTGGGGGTCGTCGCGCGGGGCCGCACCTGGGAGGCGGATCACGTCGTCAACTGCGCGGGGCCGGATGCCGGGCGGATCGCGGCGATGGCGGGTGTAGAGCTGCCGCTGCGGCAGATACCCGGACTGGTGGGCGAGTCGGTGCCGCTGCCGGAGGGGCCGCTCGGCGCGATCCTGGCCACCCCGGGGGTGGATCTGCGCCCGGCGCCGGGGGGCAGGGTGTGCGCGATCTCCTGGGCGGTGGACGGGCTGCTGGACCCGTCGGCGGAGACCGCCGTCCCCGCCGGGGCCGATCTGCTGGCGCACTGCGCCGAGGTGCTGCCCGCGCTGCGCACCGGCTCGCTGGCCGGGCTGCGGGTGGGCGTGCGCCCCGTACCGGAGGACGGGCTTCCGCTGGTGGGCCCGCACCCGGAGGCGCCGGGGCTCTACACCGTCGTCACCCACAGCGGGGTGACCCTCGCGCCGCTGCTGGGTCTGCTGGCGGCGCGCGAGATCTCCTCGGGTGCGGTGGCCGGCGAACTGGAGCCGTACCGTCCGGACCGCGACACCTCGCGGCCGGTACGGGACGAGAGCCTGGCCGTGATGAGCGGCTACCGCGTGGAAACGGAGGGCTGA